In the Thauera sedimentorum genome, one interval contains:
- a CDS encoding methyl-accepting chemotaxis protein, translating to MNNPTMSLEAPPPGAALRPPGLFLRLAPAWLAGAGGGLLLGGALGVSGQLAGAVLLAYAAWQLLAVARGVRRAGEALDAFAQDWENGRYDTRLPLAATELLGRAPERLNAAARRVAAVLAELVRASEELKNVSRESLAGVAAGEEGVRAQRDITVSSAATLEQLITSLAATRDAAAEAAEAAGQAEGEAARGAERVDTVACAMDRLAHAVEGAAAVTASLTERTRRIEGIVATITGIAGRTNLLALNAAIEAARAGEAGRGFAVVADEVRQLADRTAAATGEIAALIAEVLAEVDRLVEVVDGANTQAGSSAAQAREAAAALAAIRAAAAQTLAHMREIAAASAEQSTAGERIAADVERVARLADENALRVAESSELARYQDELVARLENRLHGSSE from the coding sequence ATGAACAACCCGACGATGAGCCTGGAGGCGCCGCCGCCCGGCGCCGCACTGCGGCCGCCCGGCCTGTTCCTCCGTCTGGCGCCGGCCTGGCTGGCCGGTGCAGGTGGTGGCCTGCTGCTCGGTGGCGCCCTGGGCGTGTCCGGCCAGCTCGCCGGCGCCGTGCTGCTGGCCTATGCTGCCTGGCAGCTTCTTGCCGTGGCACGTGGCGTGCGGCGTGCCGGCGAGGCGCTCGATGCCTTCGCGCAGGACTGGGAGAACGGCCGCTACGACACCCGCCTGCCGCTGGCCGCCACCGAGCTGCTGGGGCGCGCGCCCGAACGGCTCAATGCTGCGGCACGCCGGGTGGCCGCGGTGCTGGCCGAGCTGGTGCGCGCCAGCGAGGAGCTGAAGAACGTCTCGCGCGAGAGCCTGGCCGGTGTCGCCGCGGGCGAGGAGGGCGTGCGTGCGCAGCGTGACATCACCGTGTCGTCCGCCGCCACGCTGGAGCAGCTGATCACCAGCCTGGCCGCCACCCGCGACGCCGCGGCGGAAGCCGCCGAGGCCGCCGGGCAGGCCGAGGGCGAGGCGGCGCGCGGCGCCGAACGGGTGGACACGGTGGCCTGCGCGATGGATCGCCTGGCGCATGCGGTGGAGGGCGCCGCCGCGGTGACTGCCAGCCTGACCGAGCGCACCCGGCGCATCGAAGGCATCGTCGCCACCATCACCGGCATCGCCGGGCGCACCAACCTGCTGGCCCTCAACGCCGCCATCGAAGCGGCGCGTGCCGGTGAGGCCGGGCGTGGCTTCGCCGTGGTGGCCGACGAGGTGCGCCAGCTCGCCGACCGTACCGCCGCCGCCACCGGTGAGATCGCCGCCCTGATCGCCGAAGTGCTGGCCGAAGTCGACCGCCTGGTCGAGGTGGTCGATGGCGCCAACACGCAGGCCGGCAGCAGCGCGGCGCAGGCACGCGAGGCTGCCGCCGCGCTGGCGGCGATCCGTGCCGCGGCGGCGCAGACCCTGGCGCACATGCGCGAGATTGCCGCCGCCAGCGCCGAACAGAGCACCGCCGGCGAACGCATCGCGGCGGACGTCGAGCGGGTCGCGCGCCTGGCCGACGAGAACGCGTTGCGGGTGGCCGAAAGCAGCGAACTGGCGCGCTACCAGGACGAACTGGTGGCCCGCCTGGAGAACCGCCTGCACGGCAGCAGCGAGTGA
- a CDS encoding nitrate- and nitrite sensing domain-containing protein, whose product MDSQWMYGAALLGAAALWMLGRHRRGRGPGARETQAERALAQAGQLTELVAALQQHRGMSGAWLAGDASFGARLGERQAGIERLFAQVLEAAAAEDAEAFPCFISQDVLGLRFRWRELVQELAVLSAEESFRRHSRMVAILLEWLSALGEARIAPAGGAYEPQAVRRLLGQLPALAECLGQARALSSAVAARGRCAPVARVRLSFLVARATQLVERSASGGQGEAAWRAATAFLTLLREQVLGSPQVGTDAATCFRLGSVAVDAVYAWIAEERAALGAGRYAHAF is encoded by the coding sequence ATGGACAGCCAATGGATGTACGGCGCGGCCCTGCTGGGCGCCGCCGCCCTGTGGATGCTGGGCCGCCACCGCCGGGGGCGCGGCCCGGGGGCACGCGAAACCCAGGCCGAACGCGCGCTGGCGCAGGCCGGGCAGCTCACCGAGCTGGTGGCGGCCCTGCAGCAGCACCGCGGCATGAGCGGCGCATGGCTGGCCGGTGACGCCAGCTTCGGTGCCCGCCTCGGCGAGCGGCAGGCGGGCATCGAGCGTTTGTTCGCGCAGGTGCTGGAAGCGGCGGCTGCGGAGGATGCCGAGGCTTTTCCCTGCTTCATCAGCCAGGACGTGCTGGGGCTGCGCTTTCGCTGGCGCGAGCTGGTGCAGGAGCTGGCCGTACTGAGCGCCGAGGAGAGCTTCCGCCGCCACAGCCGGATGGTGGCGATCCTGCTGGAGTGGCTTTCGGCGCTCGGCGAGGCGCGCATCGCGCCGGCCGGCGGCGCCTACGAGCCGCAGGCGGTGCGCCGTCTGCTGGGGCAGCTGCCGGCGCTCGCCGAATGCCTGGGCCAGGCGCGTGCGCTATCCAGCGCAGTGGCCGCGCGCGGACGCTGCGCGCCGGTGGCCAGGGTGCGGCTGAGCTTCCTGGTGGCGCGCGCCACCCAGCTGGTCGAGCGCAGTGCGAGCGGCGGGCAGGGGGAAGCCGCGTGGCGTGCCGCCACCGCCTTCCTGACGCTGCTGCGCGAGCAGGTGCTGGGCAGCCCCCAGGTCGGCACCGACGCGGCGACCTGCTTCCGCCTCGGCAGCGTGGCGGTGGATGCGGTCTACGCGTGGATCGCCGAGGAACGCGCGGCGCTCGGCGCAGGAAGGTACGCACACGCCTTCTGA
- a CDS encoding enoyl-CoA hydratase/isomerase family protein, translating into MSFETILYSVHEQIAEIRLNRPQRLNAVTATLYDELNQALSLAEADKDARVVLLTGEGRAFCVGADLKEHKTGRTAFDRRQYLLGEQLVCKRLLQLKKPVIAAVNGYALGAGAEMAMASDFILMAESAQIGLPEISIGNFLGGGVTWLLPRLVGLAKARELVFLGERIKGEEAVRIGLANRVLPDEGFLDAARAFALKVAGKAPFSMQLAKEQLNMAAERTLDAALTAELEGMMFVGTTRDWQEGVDAFAEKRAPVFRGE; encoded by the coding sequence ATGAGCTTCGAAACCATTCTGTATTCGGTGCATGAGCAGATCGCCGAGATCCGCCTGAACCGTCCGCAGCGCCTCAACGCGGTCACCGCCACCCTGTACGACGAACTCAACCAGGCCCTCTCGCTCGCCGAGGCGGACAAGGACGCCCGCGTGGTGCTGCTGACCGGCGAGGGGCGCGCCTTCTGCGTGGGCGCAGACCTCAAGGAACACAAGACCGGCCGCACCGCCTTCGACCGCCGCCAGTACCTGCTCGGCGAGCAGCTGGTGTGCAAGCGCCTGCTGCAGTTGAAGAAACCGGTGATTGCCGCGGTGAATGGCTACGCGCTGGGTGCCGGGGCGGAGATGGCGATGGCCTCGGACTTCATCCTGATGGCCGAGAGCGCGCAGATCGGCCTGCCGGAGATCAGCATCGGCAACTTCCTCGGCGGCGGCGTCACCTGGCTGCTGCCGCGCCTGGTGGGGCTGGCCAAGGCGCGCGAGCTGGTTTTCCTTGGCGAGCGCATCAAGGGCGAGGAGGCGGTGCGCATCGGCCTGGCCAACCGCGTGCTGCCCGACGAAGGCTTCCTCGACGCGGCGCGCGCCTTTGCCCTGAAGGTGGCGGGCAAGGCGCCGTTCTCCATGCAGCTGGCCAAGGAGCAGCTCAACATGGCCGCCGAACGCACTCTCGATGCGGCGCTCACCGCCGAGCTGGAAGGGATGATGTTCGTCGGCACCACGCGCGACTGGCAGGAAGGCGTGGACGCCTTCGCCGAAAAGCGCGCACCGGTCTTCAGGGGGGAATGA
- a CDS encoding acetate--CoA ligase family protein codes for MNHVMPVVPHKSPLHDILAPSSIAIVGASADPTKRGYKAMVGLIKDGYRGAIHPINPKADMILGVKTLPSIEALPGPVDLALICTPAATVPGIIAELGRKGVKGAVVLASGFKETGPEGAKLEQQVLDAAREGGVRVIGPNTSGMFNLHHKVNLLALANVKPGEIGFISQSGNMLLSLVLEAEHNGHVGFSTYVGPGNQTDVGFNDYLRYLGEDEHTRVATLYVEGFRDGQRFLQVAREISALKPVVVYKSGSTEQGRKAASSHTGALAGSYAMTVDLLRQVGVSVVQHSNEILPVAEGLGLLQKAPGKRVAVISDGGGQATIASDRLAEAGLELAELSEQTKARLAAILFPQASLVNPVDVAGSSDANPALLAECMEIVAEDENVDSVFLVGMFGGYAIRFAEDLLGGEMRGAESMIELSRRSEKPVVVYSLYAPIKPPALRRLHEAGVPVYTSIEHAVRVLAALGERGIYLKSKEGDVHPPAVAPSEDMLAMFARAKDEGRDLYEYEAKALLRTHGIEVAEEAVVRDPDELAAVAQRFGDQALVMKVVSKDILHKSDAGGVKLNLRGEAALRSAWAQIMESCRAYDANADIRGVLVTPMAKKGVEVIVGVSRDPIFGPVLMFGLGGIFVEILEDVAFRAIPLSELDARSMVDQLKARKVLEGARGEPAVDRAALVDLLLKVSGIVSAYPQLFELDLNPVIAYPDGYAAVDARIIINRAVV; via the coding sequence ATGAACCACGTCATGCCGGTCGTGCCGCACAAGAGCCCGCTGCACGACATCCTCGCGCCGTCTTCCATCGCCATCGTCGGCGCCTCGGCTGACCCCACCAAGCGCGGCTACAAGGCCATGGTGGGACTGATCAAGGACGGCTACCGCGGGGCAATCCATCCGATCAACCCGAAAGCCGACATGATCCTCGGGGTGAAGACCCTGCCATCCATCGAGGCCCTGCCCGGGCCGGTGGACCTGGCGCTGATCTGTACCCCGGCGGCCACCGTACCCGGCATCATCGCCGAGCTGGGGCGCAAGGGGGTGAAGGGCGCGGTGGTGCTGGCCAGCGGTTTCAAGGAAACCGGGCCGGAAGGCGCCAAGCTCGAACAACAGGTGCTGGATGCCGCACGTGAGGGCGGGGTGCGGGTGATCGGTCCCAATACCTCGGGCATGTTCAACCTGCACCACAAGGTCAACCTGCTGGCGCTGGCCAACGTCAAACCGGGCGAGATCGGTTTCATCTCGCAGTCGGGCAACATGCTGCTGTCGCTGGTGCTGGAGGCCGAGCACAACGGTCATGTCGGTTTCTCCACCTATGTCGGGCCGGGCAACCAGACCGACGTGGGCTTCAACGACTACCTGCGCTATCTCGGCGAGGACGAGCACACCCGGGTGGCCACGCTGTACGTGGAAGGCTTCCGCGACGGCCAGCGCTTCCTGCAGGTGGCGCGCGAGATTTCCGCGCTGAAGCCGGTGGTGGTGTACAAATCCGGCTCCACCGAACAGGGCCGCAAGGCGGCCAGTTCGCACACCGGCGCGCTGGCCGGCAGCTATGCGATGACGGTGGACCTGCTGCGCCAGGTCGGGGTGAGCGTGGTGCAGCACTCCAACGAGATCCTGCCGGTGGCCGAAGGCCTCGGCCTGCTGCAGAAGGCGCCCGGCAAGCGCGTGGCGGTGATCTCCGACGGCGGCGGCCAGGCCACCATCGCCTCCGATCGCCTGGCCGAAGCCGGGCTGGAACTGGCCGAGCTGAGCGAGCAGACCAAGGCACGCCTGGCGGCCATCCTGTTCCCGCAGGCCTCGCTGGTGAACCCGGTGGACGTGGCCGGCAGCAGCGACGCCAACCCGGCGCTGCTCGCCGAATGCATGGAGATCGTCGCCGAGGACGAGAACGTCGACAGCGTCTTCCTGGTCGGCATGTTCGGCGGCTACGCCATCCGCTTTGCCGAGGACCTGCTGGGCGGCGAGATGCGCGGCGCGGAGTCGATGATCGAGCTGTCCCGCCGCAGCGAGAAGCCGGTGGTGGTGTATAGCCTCTATGCGCCGATTAAGCCGCCGGCATTGCGCCGCCTGCACGAGGCGGGCGTGCCGGTGTACACCTCCATCGAGCACGCGGTGCGTGTGCTCGCCGCGCTGGGCGAGCGCGGCATCTACCTGAAGAGCAAGGAGGGCGACGTACACCCGCCGGCAGTGGCGCCCAGCGAGGACATGCTGGCGATGTTCGCCCGCGCCAAGGACGAGGGGCGCGATCTCTACGAGTACGAGGCCAAGGCCCTGCTGCGCACCCACGGCATCGAGGTGGCCGAGGAGGCGGTGGTGCGCGACCCGGACGAACTGGCCGCAGTGGCGCAGCGTTTCGGCGATCAGGCGCTGGTGATGAAGGTGGTGTCCAAGGACATCCTGCACAAGTCGGACGCCGGCGGGGTGAAGCTCAACCTGCGCGGCGAGGCCGCGCTGCGCAGCGCCTGGGCGCAGATCATGGAAAGCTGCCGCGCCTACGACGCGAACGCCGACATCCGCGGCGTGCTGGTCACGCCGATGGCGAAGAAGGGTGTGGAGGTCATCGTCGGCGTGAGCCGCGATCCGATCTTCGGCCCGGTGCTGATGTTCGGCCTGGGCGGCATCTTCGTCGAGATCCTCGAAGACGTCGCCTTCCGCGCCATTCCGCTGTCCGAGTTGGACGCGCGCTCCATGGTCGACCAGCTCAAGGCGCGCAAGGTGCTGGAAGGCGCGCGCGGCGAACCGGCGGTGGACAGGGCCGCGCTGGTGGACCTGCTGCTCAAGGTGTCCGGCATCGTCTCGGCCTATCCGCAGCTCTTCGAGCTCGACCTCAATCCGGTGATCGCCTACCCCGACGGCTATGCCGCGGTGGATGCGCGCATCATCATCAATCGCGCGGTCGTGTGA
- a CDS encoding enoyl-CoA hydratase-related protein, translating to MNLPQLTDALLTLENRVATLTFNRHDLRNALTGTALVDDIVAVAEWVNRCDEVSVLVMTGAGSAFSSGGNVKDMAERGGDFAGDVAEVATRYRRGIQRIPLALQQVEVPIIAAVNGPAIGAGFDLANMADIRIASEKAKFGETFLNLGIIPGDGGAWFMQRLIGYQRAFELTLSGRVVDAAEAKEIGIVLEVVAPEQLLARAQELAARFAAQPPKAVRLTKRLMKSAQRMELKDFLDLCAAFQGMCHNEPEHLEAVKRFLS from the coding sequence ATGAACCTGCCTCAACTGACCGATGCGCTGCTGACGCTGGAAAACCGCGTCGCCACGCTGACCTTCAACCGCCACGACCTGCGCAATGCGCTCACCGGTACCGCGCTGGTGGACGACATCGTTGCGGTGGCCGAGTGGGTGAACCGCTGCGACGAGGTCTCGGTGCTGGTGATGACCGGCGCCGGCTCGGCCTTCTCCTCGGGCGGCAACGTCAAGGACATGGCCGAGCGCGGCGGCGACTTCGCCGGCGACGTGGCCGAAGTGGCCACCCGCTACCGCCGCGGCATCCAGCGCATCCCGCTGGCCCTGCAGCAGGTGGAGGTGCCCATCATCGCCGCGGTGAACGGCCCGGCGATCGGCGCCGGCTTCGATCTGGCCAACATGGCCGACATCCGCATCGCCTCGGAGAAGGCCAAGTTCGGCGAGACCTTCTTGAACCTGGGCATCATCCCGGGCGACGGCGGCGCCTGGTTCATGCAGCGCCTGATCGGCTATCAGCGCGCCTTCGAGCTGACGCTCTCCGGGCGCGTCGTCGATGCGGCGGAAGCGAAGGAAATCGGCATCGTGCTGGAGGTGGTGGCGCCGGAGCAGCTGCTGGCGCGCGCCCAGGAACTCGCCGCCCGCTTCGCCGCCCAGCCGCCCAAGGCGGTGCGCCTCACCAAGCGCCTGATGAAGTCCGCCCAGCGCATGGAGCTGAAGGACTTCCTCGACCTGTGCGCGGCCTTCCAGGGCATGTGCCACAACGAGCCGGAACACCTGGAGGCGGTGAAGCGCTTCCTGTCCTGA